In one Arachis duranensis cultivar V14167 chromosome 9, aradu.V14167.gnm2.J7QH, whole genome shotgun sequence genomic region, the following are encoded:
- the LOC107465042 gene encoding uncharacterized protein LOC107465042 — MSTRRESSENGDTRKRLKPEGEEEGKAEADSVHTVQEEEMEANITGSEEMELNISLILEKIENFTQRVSELLESGKTMFKELSNEFEEKLIMIHKEQVEKWQEEIKELRAIDASNEEANAVLHNARYLLQLNQND, encoded by the exons ATGTCAACTCGAAGGGAAAGCTCAGAGAATGGAGATACAAGGAAACGCTTGAAACCTGAG GGGGAAGAAGAGGGGAAAGCTGAAGCAGATTCAGTACATACTGTACAAGAGGAAGAAATGGAGGCCAACATTACTGGATCTGAGGAAATGGAACTGAATATCTCTCTTATTCTTGAGAAAATTGAGAATTTTACTCAAAGG GTGTCTGAGCTCTTGGAATCAGGGAAAACAATGTTTAAGGAATTAAGCAATGAATTTGAGGAGAAACTGATTAT GATTCATAAGGAGCAAGTGGAGAAATGGcaggaagaaattaaagaattgCGTGCAATTGATGCCTCAAATGAGGAAGCTAATGCTGTTCTGCATAATGCTCGATATCTACTTCAGCTCAATCAGAATGATTAG